The Methylomusa anaerophila genome has a segment encoding these proteins:
- a CDS encoding aminoglycoside 6-adenylyltransferase, whose protein sequence is MIKTTAAGFCRPCLPPAISTGISSRPRHSFFYSCCNNFWWCLNNVAKGIARDELPYVMHMLNEVVRAELHYMIEWYIGIQHGFNLSTGKNGKYFKQYLPPELYAQYAATYSGSNYTDIGTAVDVMCDLFHTIALAVAAHFDFIYRQEEEDGMREYLRMVKE, encoded by the coding sequence TTGATAAAGACAACGGCAGCGGGTTTTTGCAGACCCTGCCTGCCCCCGGCGATAAGCACTGGCATATCAAGCCGCCCTCGCCACTCTTTTTTTTACTCCTGCTGCAATAACTTCTGGTGGTGCCTCAACAACGTAGCAAAAGGTATCGCGCGGGATGAACTTCCTTACGTCATGCACATGCTGAACGAGGTGGTTCGCGCCGAGCTGCATTATATGATTGAATGGTACATCGGCATACAACATGGCTTCAATCTCTCTACTGGCAAGAACGGCAAGTATTTTAAGCAATATCTGCCACCGGAGCTCTACGCGCAATACGCTGCGACCTATTCCGGTAGTAATTATACCGATATTGGGACAGCGGTTGATGTGATGTGCGATTTGTTCCACACGATAGCATTGGCGGTAGCGGCGCATTTCGATTTCATCTACCGGCAGGAGGAAGAGGACGGGATGCGGGAGTATCTGAGGATGGTGAAAGAATAG
- a CDS encoding VWA domain-containing protein — MKHLIIEFVRLMREAGVSVTTMEAADCLTALELVGFRLELIKAVMETTLVKSMWELPIFNTLFDLFFDLAPDHQPDSSKDWTDPLIIRAGTADGSGRGSSGAGGDADGLLERIESQPPPVLEELARNFIMQVKLECASPQEISVKLRETQVGLRWFEAVNRVERRYLTGQIKESVFREWQNAFKLLEQSMRKELEKKAVRQFGRQAILPLVEFANIRRREFGELSLVEVGAIEQEITKLAKKLAEKPGIRLRRAKRGKVDLRRTFQEVVRTGGYPIRLKFRDRIKSKVDLWLFCDVSNSVEQFSRFMLQLVQAAQRRYAAVRSFVFIDEAVEVTEWFRHQDVKDFLEARHLRDRFSRRVGLSRYDLVLEQIVHSELSAISSKTKIIIFGDGRNNWRASGADELAKIGERAQAIYWLNPLPSDQWLQGDCLMKEYQPYCRQIFECRNLEQLTEVANRIL; from the coding sequence ATGAAACATCTGATAATTGAATTTGTTCGTCTCATGCGGGAAGCCGGGGTTTCCGTAACTACCATGGAGGCGGCCGATTGTCTGACCGCCCTTGAATTAGTTGGCTTTCGCCTGGAGCTTATCAAGGCTGTCATGGAGACAACCCTGGTTAAAAGTATGTGGGAGCTCCCAATTTTCAATACGTTGTTTGACTTGTTTTTTGACCTTGCTCCTGACCATCAGCCGGATTCTTCGAAGGATTGGACCGATCCTCTTATCATCCGGGCCGGCACCGCTGATGGCAGCGGACGTGGATCTTCAGGCGCCGGTGGCGATGCCGACGGATTATTAGAGCGGATCGAAAGCCAGCCGCCGCCGGTTTTGGAGGAACTGGCCCGGAATTTTATAATGCAGGTGAAACTGGAGTGTGCATCACCGCAGGAGATATCGGTGAAACTCAGAGAAACTCAGGTTGGTCTCCGCTGGTTTGAGGCTGTAAACCGCGTCGAACGGCGATATCTCACCGGTCAGATAAAAGAATCGGTATTTAGAGAATGGCAGAATGCTTTTAAACTTTTAGAGCAGAGCATGCGAAAAGAGCTTGAAAAAAAAGCCGTTCGGCAATTTGGACGTCAAGCTATTTTGCCTTTGGTCGAATTTGCCAATATCCGGCGACGGGAGTTTGGCGAATTGTCTTTGGTTGAGGTCGGCGCGATAGAACAGGAAATCACTAAATTAGCCAAAAAGCTGGCCGAAAAACCGGGCATTCGTCTTCGCCGGGCCAAACGGGGCAAAGTAGATCTTCGCCGTACATTTCAAGAAGTTGTTAGAACGGGCGGCTATCCAATTCGTCTAAAATTCCGCGACAGAATAAAAAGTAAAGTTGATTTATGGCTTTTCTGTGACGTATCAAATTCCGTTGAGCAATTTAGCCGTTTCATGCTCCAGTTGGTTCAAGCTGCGCAAAGGCGATATGCCGCCGTCCGTTCTTTCGTCTTTATTGATGAGGCTGTTGAAGTAACAGAATGGTTCCGGCATCAGGACGTAAAAGATTTTTTAGAAGCCAGACATCTTAGAGACAGGTTTAGTCGCCGGGTAGGACTTTCCCGTTACGATTTGGTACTGGAGCAGATCGTTCATTCTGAATTGTCAGCCATATCATCAAAGACGAAAATTATTATTTTCGGTGACGGTCGAAATAACTGGCGAGCAAGCGGGGCTGACGAACTCGCCAAGATCGGAGAAAGAGCGCAGGCCATTTATTGGTTGAATCCGCTGCCATCTGATCAGTGGCTGCAGGGAGATTGCCTTATGAAGGAATACCAGCCTTATTGCCGCCAAATATTCGAATGTCGCAATTTAGAACAGTTAACAGAAGTAGCCAACCGGATATTATAA
- a CDS encoding TerC family protein translates to MDLFVSLISIVTVNLLLSGDNALVIALASRSLPPAQQQRAVFWGGAGAVVLRVVLTLLAIILLNIPYLQLIGGFALLWIAVKLLAGEEEKHTGLDANPNLWGAVKTIIAADLVMSIDNVIAIAGVAKGNIVLLIIGLAISIPIIIWGSKVIHILMARWPVVITIGAAFLGWTAGGMAITDQKLQPLLVSYPWLDWAIPLTFAVFVILLGEMLLLAKGEENI, encoded by the coding sequence ATGGATTTGTTTGTTTCTTTAATCAGCATTGTTACTGTCAATCTTCTACTCAGCGGTGATAACGCCTTAGTAATTGCATTAGCCAGCCGGAGTTTGCCCCCGGCGCAGCAACAGCGGGCTGTCTTTTGGGGTGGAGCAGGTGCTGTTGTTCTAAGAGTCGTGCTCACACTCCTGGCAATTATTCTGTTAAACATTCCTTACCTACAGTTAATAGGCGGATTCGCGCTTTTATGGATTGCCGTGAAACTTTTAGCCGGGGAAGAGGAAAAGCATACGGGTCTGGACGCGAATCCAAATTTGTGGGGGGCGGTAAAAACCATCATTGCTGCTGATTTGGTAATGAGTATTGACAATGTCATCGCAATTGCGGGAGTAGCTAAAGGAAATATTGTTTTATTAATTATTGGACTGGCTATTAGTATTCCGATTATCATTTGGGGAAGCAAGGTCATTCATATTCTTATGGCCAGATGGCCGGTCGTCATTACAATTGGGGCAGCGTTCCTGGGATGGACAGCGGGAGGCATGGCAATAACAGATCAGAAACTTCAACCGCTGCTTGTTTCATATCCATGGCTGGACTGGGCTATTCCGTTGACATTTGCCGTTTTTGTCATCCTATTAGGTGAGATGTTGTTACTAGCAAAAGGGGAGGAGAATATATAG
- a CDS encoding metal-dependent hydrolase family protein, with amino-acid sequence MLVKAGLLIDGTGNEPQADACFAVEKGRIIAIGRIRDFSSEQVANAVDYSGFTVLPGLIDTHVHLFLEGIFDLKERSLRWKDEKDITLIRAVKNIARTIQHGVTTIRDLGGPHNINTVLKQAVRRSVISGPRVLTCNRAISITGGHFHYAGGREADGAEEMVKAVREQARAGADCIKVMMTGCVDFNRQDAGTVELSRIEAEMLFKEASKLGKPVAVHANGIEGVRQALACGATTVEHGALLKEETVEEIVRSSAYWIPTLIPFQRMLDYSEEYNTKSLPYDGIHTVYARHREMVGRAAKMGARIVAGTDAGALGVEHGDLWWEISLLIECGLSAGAAIHAATGLAAQAIGIADEVGTLEVGKRADFIVVNGNPLQEIKNLNKINKVYKDGHLVYQ; translated from the coding sequence ATGTTGGTAAAGGCAGGATTACTGATAGACGGTACGGGAAATGAACCCCAGGCGGATGCTTGTTTTGCCGTAGAGAAGGGGCGTATTATAGCTATAGGGAGAATACGGGATTTTTCCAGTGAGCAAGTTGCGAATGCCGTAGATTATTCCGGTTTTACCGTATTGCCCGGGTTAATTGATACTCATGTGCACTTATTCTTGGAGGGGATATTTGATCTAAAGGAACGGAGCCTGCGGTGGAAAGATGAAAAAGACATTACCCTGATCAGGGCAGTAAAGAATATTGCCAGAACCATTCAACATGGGGTTACCACCATTAGGGATTTAGGCGGACCGCATAATATAAACACTGTGTTAAAACAGGCCGTTCGACGGAGCGTAATATCCGGGCCCCGCGTGCTAACCTGCAATAGGGCAATCTCGATTACCGGCGGTCACTTTCATTACGCAGGCGGACGGGAAGCGGACGGAGCAGAAGAGATGGTTAAAGCCGTCCGGGAGCAAGCAAGAGCCGGGGCGGATTGCATAAAGGTCATGATGACCGGCTGCGTGGATTTTAACCGGCAAGACGCCGGAACGGTCGAGCTATCCCGAATTGAGGCTGAAATGCTGTTTAAAGAAGCGAGTAAATTAGGCAAACCGGTAGCCGTTCACGCTAACGGCATAGAAGGCGTCCGCCAAGCGCTGGCCTGTGGGGCAACGACTGTGGAACACGGAGCACTTCTGAAGGAAGAGACAGTTGAAGAGATTGTCAGGAGTTCTGCTTATTGGATTCCGACATTAATACCTTTTCAGCGTATGCTGGATTATAGTGAAGAGTATAACACAAAATCGCTGCCCTATGACGGGATTCATACTGTCTATGCCCGGCATCGGGAAATGGTTGGCCGGGCTGCAAAGATGGGAGCAAGAATTGTTGCGGGGACAGATGCCGGCGCTTTAGGGGTTGAGCATGGAGACTTGTGGTGGGAGATCAGCCTGTTAATTGAATGCGGCCTGTCTGCCGGTGCGGCTATTCATGCCGCTACCGGTTTAGCCGCTCAAGCCATCGGAATTGCCGATGAAGTGGGTACTCTGGAGGTTGGTAAGCGAGCCGACTTCATTGTGGTTAACGGCAATCCTTTACAGGAGATCAAAAACTTAAACAAGATAAACAAAGTATATAAAGACGGCCATTTGGTGTATCAGTGA
- a CDS encoding aminoglycoside 6-adenylyltransferase, protein MRTEQEMMDLILSVAKADERVRAVLLSGSRANPAVPKDSYQDYDVTYFVADIAPFYNNPAWVEAHFGKPLIMQMPEAMRYPTGDGSFNYMMIYPDGNRIDLRFEFTSYIDEGEPAVVLLDKDNGSGFLQTLPAPGDKHWHIKPPSPLFFLLLLQ, encoded by the coding sequence ATGCGAACCGAGCAGGAAATGATGGACTTGATTTTGAGCGTAGCCAAGGCTGATGAGCGCGTTCGCGCAGTATTGCTGAGCGGTTCGCGGGCGAACCCTGCCGTGCCAAAGGACAGCTACCAGGATTATGACGTCACCTATTTTGTCGCGGACATTGCGCCCTTTTACAACAATCCCGCCTGGGTGGAAGCTCACTTTGGCAAGCCGCTGATTATGCAGATGCCCGAAGCTATGCGTTATCCGACCGGAGACGGCAGCTTCAATTATATGATGATTTATCCCGATGGAAATCGCATTGACTTGAGGTTTGAGTTTACAAGTTACATAGATGAGGGAGAGCCTGCTGTTGTTCTGCTTGATAAAGACAACGGCAGCGGGTTTTTGCAGACCCTGCCTGCCCCCGGCGATAAGCACTGGCATATCAAGCCGCCCTCGCCACTCTTTTTTTTACTCCTGCTGCAATAA
- a CDS encoding HAD family hydrolase, which produces MYRQVTDCSDVIIKFLLLVAAFGEDYNDVEMLRECGISVAVSTAIDEVKAVADDICGDCDEDGVARWLEENVL; this is translated from the coding sequence ATGTATCGTCAAGTGACCGATTGCTCTGATGTCATCATAAAATTTCTGCTCCTTGTCGCCGCCTTCGGCGAGGACTACAACGACGTCGAAATGCTTCGGGAATGCGGTATCAGCGTGGCTGTATCCACCGCGATAGACGAGGTTAAGGCGGTAGCCGATGACATATGCGGTGATTGCGATGAGGATGGCGTGGCCCGGTGGCTGGAGGAGAATGTATTATGA
- a CDS encoding AraC family transcriptional regulator produces MDWITGLQKAIDYIEENLMDDLDYEKIAAKACVSSFHFQRIFSIMCNYSLGEYIRNRRLTLAAAELNQTSMKVIDVALKYGYESPDSFAKAFTRFHGITPSAAREQGANLRSFSRLSIKISLEGGNIMDYRIEKKREFKVIGKSEIFDTSDEFNRVDIPEFWSRCHKDGTVKTLYELSRNTQNSGMVFGVCCEDSSANAHQFPYLIATTYESGDIPKGYTVKEIPEYTWVVFRCVGAMPKAVQGLWRQIYTEFFPTSEYRPAHGIDLEAYYEGNMDDINYVSEIWIPVEKK; encoded by the coding sequence ATGGATTGGATAACGGGGTTGCAAAAAGCAATTGACTATATCGAGGAAAATCTGATGGATGATCTCGATTATGAAAAGATTGCTGCCAAGGCATGTGTGTCGAGCTTTCATTTTCAACGTATCTTTAGCATTATGTGCAATTATTCTCTCGGCGAATATATTCGCAACAGGCGTCTGACGCTTGCCGCTGCTGAGTTGAATCAGACCAGCATGAAAGTCATTGATGTTGCGTTGAAATATGGCTATGAATCGCCAGACAGCTTTGCCAAAGCATTTACCCGCTTTCATGGCATCACTCCATCTGCTGCGCGCGAGCAGGGAGCAAACTTAAGATCCTTCAGCCGTCTGTCAATCAAAATATCTTTGGAAGGCGGTAATATTATGGATTATAGGATTGAAAAGAAACGCGAATTCAAGGTCATTGGTAAATCGGAAATATTCGATACGTCGGATGAGTTTAACAGAGTTGATATCCCTGAGTTCTGGAGCAGATGCCATAAAGACGGAACAGTAAAAACGCTTTATGAGTTGTCACGGAATACTCAAAACAGCGGCATGGTTTTCGGAGTCTGCTGCGAAGATAGTTCAGCCAATGCACACCAATTCCCGTATTTGATTGCGACAACATATGAGAGCGGTGATATTCCTAAAGGCTATACAGTAAAGGAAATCCCCGAATATACATGGGTGGTATTCAGATGCGTCGGTGCTATGCCGAAAGCCGTTCAAGGTTTGTGGCGCCAAATTTACACTGAATTCTTCCCGACTTCGGAGTACCGCCCAGCTCATGGAATTGATCTGGAGGCGTATTATGAAGGCAATATGGATGACATAAATTATGTCAGTGAAATCTGGATACCCGTTGAGAAAAAATAA
- a CDS encoding AAA family ATPase, protein MKKKLGDSGYLAENVLVMTLFLAEQMEKPLLLEGPAGVGKTELAKAWARMDGRRLIRLQCYEGLDESKALYEWNYQKQLLYIQIEALSDKGWEAGRQHIFTEEFLLRRPLLEALTSPQPVVLLIDEIDKSDPEFESFLLEALSDWQVTIPELGTISAVTKPHVVLTSNSTRELGDALRRRCLHFYIDYPDFEREMAIVELHAPGLERKFMEQLVEFIQNIRKQPLKKPPSVTESVDWVRAMSLIGQEIIPDNVRMTLTALLKYTKDRDYVVEKLPFLLK, encoded by the coding sequence ATGAAAAAAAAATTAGGCGACAGCGGCTATCTAGCGGAAAATGTTTTGGTTATGACTCTTTTTCTGGCAGAACAGATGGAAAAGCCTTTATTGCTGGAAGGACCTGCCGGTGTTGGTAAAACGGAACTGGCCAAAGCGTGGGCCAGGATGGACGGTCGACGTCTGATACGACTGCAATGCTATGAAGGATTGGATGAAAGCAAGGCCTTGTATGAATGGAACTACCAGAAACAACTCTTGTATATACAAATAGAGGCTCTGTCTGATAAGGGGTGGGAAGCAGGGCGTCAACATATTTTTACCGAGGAGTTTTTACTGCGGCGGCCACTGCTGGAAGCACTGACAAGCCCTCAGCCTGTTGTTCTCTTAATCGATGAAATTGATAAGAGTGACCCCGAATTTGAGAGTTTTTTATTGGAAGCTCTGTCCGATTGGCAGGTAACCATTCCGGAACTGGGTACAATCAGTGCGGTAACCAAACCTCATGTTGTATTAACAAGCAACAGTACCCGCGAATTAGGCGATGCCTTGCGGCGAAGATGCTTGCATTTTTATATAGATTACCCCGATTTTGAGCGGGAAATGGCTATTGTTGAATTGCATGCTCCCGGACTTGAACGAAAATTTATGGAGCAACTGGTAGAATTCATACAAAATATACGTAAACAACCGCTGAAGAAGCCGCCCAGCGTTACAGAGAGCGTGGACTGGGTGAGGGCGATGAGTCTTATTGGACAGGAAATTATCCCGGACAATGTGCGTATGACTCTGACAGCGCTGCTCAAGTATACCAAAGACCGGGACTATGTAGTAGAGAAGCTGCCTTTTTTGCTTAAGTGA